In a single window of the Populus alba chromosome 16, ASM523922v2, whole genome shotgun sequence genome:
- the LOC118036607 gene encoding C2 and GRAM domain-containing protein At1g03370 isoform X1 has protein sequence MGGLRLFVRVIEARNLPPTDPNGLSDPYAKLQLGKQKWKTKVVKKNLNPSWEEEFSFKVEDLNEDLVVCVLDEDKFFNDDFVGLIKVPVSRVFDAEDKSLGTAWYSLQPKNKKSKIKECGEILLSICVSQSFPDLNCNGSRKNADIMQSPSRSFNGMTNSSSARSEETASSKEDKFFAQKNLAGRIAQIFNKNSDAISATTSRSTEISEQSETDGSEVCDEKAEDQSSSGNFEELMKEMKSRDVESEAPKNLPGGVLVDQSYLIATPDLNSLLFSPDSSFSRSLSDFLGNSEQQFGPWKFENGSGSLKRVITYVRAPSKLVGAVKASEDQIYVKVDGKTFAILNCVSTPDVMYGSTFKVELLYCITPGPELPSGEETSHLVISWRMNFLQSTMFKSMIENGARAGLKDSFELFSTFLSQNVKPVDLKDMGSSKEQVLASLKAEPQSDRKLAVQYFANFTVVSAIFMGLYVFVHIWLAAPSAIQGLEFLGLDLPDSIGEVLVCSVLALQCERVLGLLSRFMQARAQKGTDHGVKAQGDGWLLTVALIEGSHLPTVDSSGFCDPYVVFTCNGKTKTSSIKFQKSDPLWNEIFEFDAMDDPPSVLDVDVYDFDGPFDEAMSLGHTEINFVKSNLSDLADVWVPLQGKLAQACQSKLHLRIFLNNTRGSNVVKEYLSKMEKEVGKKINVRSPQTNSAFQKVFGLPPEEFLINDFTCHLKRKMPLQGRLFLSARIIGFYANLFRQKTKFFFLWEDIEDIQIYTPTLSSMGSPVIVITLRQGRGMDARHGAKNIDDEGRLKFHFQSFVSFNVAHRTIMALWKARSLSLEQKVQIVEEDSETKTLQTEESGSFLGLEDVSMSEVYAASFSVPTNFVMEMFGGGELDRKVMEKAGCLSYSYTPWESVKTDVHERQINYRFDKRISRFGGEVTSTQQKYPLSDRKGWLVEEVMTLQGVPLGDYFNLHLRYQVEDFPSRLKGCHVRVSIGIAWLKSTRHQKRISKNILSNLQDRLKVVFSLVEKEFVNR, from the exons ATGGGAGGATTGAGGCTTTTTGTTCGTGTGATAGAGGCAAGGAATTTGCCACCAACGGATCCAAATGGGCTAAGTGATCCATATGCCAAGTTGCAGTTAGGAAAGCAGAAGTGGAAGACCAAAGTGGTGAAGAAGAACTTGAACCCAAGTTGGGAAGAGGAGTTCAGTTTTAAAGTGGAGGACTTGAATGAGGATCTTGTAGTGTGTGTATTAGATGAAGACAAGTTCTTTAATGACGATTTTGTTGGGCTGATTAAGGTTCCTGTATCGCGAGTTTTTGATGCGGAAGATAAGTCTCTTGGCACTGCTTGGTACTCTCTGCAACCCAAAAACAAGAAGTCTAAGATCAAGGAATGTg GTGAAATTCTTTTAAGTATATGTGTTTCTCAATCTTTTCCTGACTTGAACTGCAATGGTTCGAGGAAGAATGCGGACATAATGCAATCTCCATCTAGGTCATTTAATGGGATGACCAACTCTTCTTCAGCTCGATCAGAAGAAACTGCTTCCTCTAAAGAAGACAAGTTTTTTGCACAGAAAAATTTAGCTGGGAGAATTGCtcaaatatttaacaaaaattcaGATGCGATTTCAGCCACTACAAGTAGAAGCACTGAAATTTCAGAGCAATCAGAAACTGATGGATCTGAGGTTTGTGATGAGAAGGCTGAGGATCAGTCCTCTTCTGGCAACTTTGAAGAACTTATGAAAGAGATGAAATCTAGAGATGTAGAAAGTGAAGCTCCAAAGAACCTACCAGGAGGAGTCCTTGTAGATCAATCGTATTTGATTGCAACCCCAGATTTAAACTCTCTTTTGTTTTCACCTGATTCAAGTTTTTCCAGATCATTGTCAGACTTCCTGGGAAATTCAGAACAGCAATTCGGTCCTTGGAAATTTGAGAATGGTAGTGGGAGCTTGAAAAGAGTAATTACTTATGTTAGGGCACCATCCAAGTTAGTTGGTGCTGTGAAAGCTAGTGAGGACCAGATTTATGTGAAAGTCGATGGGAAGACATTTGCTATTTTGAATTGTGTGAGCACTCCGGATGTTATGTATGGAAGCACCTTTAAAGTTGAATTGCTTTACTGCATTACACCTGGTCCTGAGTTGCCATCAGGAGAGGAAACTTCACATTTGGTTATATCCTGGCGCATGAATTTTTTACAGAGTACCATGTTTAAAAGCATGATAGAAAATGGAGCCCGTGCAGGTCTAAAGGACAGTTTTGAgctattttcaacatttttatCTCAAAATGTTAAGCCAGTTGATTTGAAGGACATGGGATCTAGTAAGGAACAGGTTCTGGCTTCATTGAAGGCAGAACCCCAGTCAGACAGGAAGCTGGCTGTACAGTATTTTGCTAACTTTACTGTAGTTTCTGCGATTTTTATGGGACTGTATGTATTTGTGCACATCTGGCTAGCTGCACCAAGTGCAATTCAAGGGCTCGAGTTTCTTGGGCTTGACTTGCCAGATTCAATTGGTGAAGTCCTTGTATGTAGTGTCCTGGCTCTTCAGTGTGAAAGGGTGTTAGGGTTACTTTCACGCTTCATGCAGGCTAGAGCTCAAAAGG GCACTGATCATGGAGTCAAAGCACAAGGAGATGGCTGGCTGCTTACAGTTGCCTTGATCGAGGGAAGTCATTTGCCTACTGTTGATTCAAGTGGCTTCTGTGACCCATACGTGGTATTCACCTGCAATGGGAAAACTAAAACAAGCTCAATCAAGTTTCAGAAATCTGATCCTCTGTGGAATG AAATATTCGAATTTGATGCCATGGATGACCCTCCTTCTGTGCTGGATGTGGatgtttatgattttgatgGACCTTTTGATGAAGCCATGTCCTTGGGACATACAGagattaattttgtaaaatctaatttatcagATTTAGCTGATGTGTGGGTTCCTCTTCAAGGAAAGTTAGCACAAGCATGTCAATCTAAGCTGCACTTGCGGATTTTCTTGAACAATACAAGAGGTAGCAATGTTGTTAAAGAGTACTTAAGTAAGATGGAGAAAGAGGTGGGGAAGAAG ATAAATGTGCGTTCTCCTCAAACAAATTCAGCCTTCCAAAAGGTTTTTGGGCTTCCACCAGAGGAATTCCTAATCAATGACTTCACCTGTCACTTGAAACGAAAGATGCCATTACAG GGTCGGCTGTTTCTGTCAGCAAGAATAATTGGATTCTATGCAAATTTATTTCGGCAAAAgactaaatttttctttctttgggaGGACATAGAGGACATTCAAATTTATACTCCTACTCTATCATCAATGGGTAGTCCAGTTATTGTTATAACTCTCCGACAAGGCAGGGGTATGGACGCCAGGCATGGAGCAAAGAATATTGATGATGAAGGGAGGCTGAAGTTCCATTTCCAATCTTTCGTATCTTTTAATGTAGCACATAG GACAATCATGGCTTTGTGGAAGGCCAGATCATTGAGTCTTGAACAGAAGGTGCAAATAGTTGAAGAAGATTCAGAAACCAAAACCCTTCAAACGGAGGAGAGTGGGTCTTTCTTGGGTCTTGAGGATGTCAGCATGTCTGAGGTTTATGCTGCTTCATTTTCTGTCCCT ACCAATTTCGTAATGGAGATGTTTGGTGGGGGTGAATTGGATCGTAAAGTAATGGAGAAAGCTGGTTGTCTTAGCTATTCTTACACCCCATGGGAATCGGTGAAGACTGATGTACATGAGAGGCAAATAAACTACAGATTTGATAAGCGTATATCTCGTTTTGGAGGAGAGGTCACAAGTACACAGCAGAAATACCCCCTCTCTGATAGGAAAGGTTGGCTTGTCGAAGAGGTTATGACTCTTCAAGGAGTTCCGCTGGGTGACTATTTTAAT CTTCACCTGAGATATCAAGTTGAGGATTTTCCCTCAAGACTGAAAGGCTGTCATGTGCGTGTATCCATTGGAATTGCATGGCTGAAAAGCACCCGGCATCAAAAAAGGATTTCAAAGAACATTCTCTCTAACCTGCAAGATCGCCTGAAGGTGGTATTCAGTCTAGTCGAGAAGGAGTTTGTGAATAGATAA
- the LOC118036607 gene encoding C2 and GRAM domain-containing protein At1g03370 isoform X2 produces MGGLRLFVRVIEARNLPPTDPNGLSDPYAKLQLGKQKWKTKVVKKNLNPSWEEEFSFKVEDLNEDLVVCVLDEDKFFNDDFVGLIKVPVSRVFDAEDKSLGTAWYSLQPKNKKSKIKECGEILLSICVSQSFPDLNCNGSRKNADIMQSPSRSFNGMTNSSSARSEETASSKEDKFFAQKNLAGRIAQIFNKNSDAISATTSRSTEISEQSETDGSEVCDEKAEDQSSSGNFEELMKEMKSRDVESEAPKNLPGGVLVDQSYLIATPDLNSLLFSPDSSFSRSLSDFLGNSEQQFGPWKFENGSGSLKRVITYVRAPSKLVGAVKASEDQIYVKVDGKTFAILNCVSTPDVMYGSTFKVELLYCITPGPELPSGEETSHLVISWRMNFLQSTMFKSMIENGARAGLKDSFELFSTFLSQNVKPVDLKDMGSSKEQVLASLKAEPQSDRKLAVQYFANFTVVSAIFMGLYVFVHIWLAAPSAIQGLEFLGLDLPDSIGEVLVCSVLALQCERVLGLLSRFMQARAQKGTDHGVKAQGDGWLLTVALIEGSHLPTVDSSGFCDPYVVFTCNGKTKTSSIKFQKSDPLWNEIFEFDAMDDPPSVLDVDVYDFDGPFDEAMSLGHTEINFVKSNLSDLADVWVPLQGKLAQACQSKLHLRIFLNNTRGSNVVKEYLSKMEKEVGKKINVRSPQTNSAFQKVFGLPPEEFLINDFTCHLKRKMPLQGRLFLSARIIGFYANLFRQKTKFFFLWEDIEDIQIYTPTLSSMGSPVIVITLRQGRGMDARHGAKNIDDEGRLKFHFQSFVSFNVAHRTIMALWKARSLSLEQKVQIVEEDSETKTLQTEESGSFLGLEDVSMSEVYAASFSVPVSSLSPHCTSFHAYICTCHDHSYQFRNGDVWWG; encoded by the exons ATGGGAGGATTGAGGCTTTTTGTTCGTGTGATAGAGGCAAGGAATTTGCCACCAACGGATCCAAATGGGCTAAGTGATCCATATGCCAAGTTGCAGTTAGGAAAGCAGAAGTGGAAGACCAAAGTGGTGAAGAAGAACTTGAACCCAAGTTGGGAAGAGGAGTTCAGTTTTAAAGTGGAGGACTTGAATGAGGATCTTGTAGTGTGTGTATTAGATGAAGACAAGTTCTTTAATGACGATTTTGTTGGGCTGATTAAGGTTCCTGTATCGCGAGTTTTTGATGCGGAAGATAAGTCTCTTGGCACTGCTTGGTACTCTCTGCAACCCAAAAACAAGAAGTCTAAGATCAAGGAATGTg GTGAAATTCTTTTAAGTATATGTGTTTCTCAATCTTTTCCTGACTTGAACTGCAATGGTTCGAGGAAGAATGCGGACATAATGCAATCTCCATCTAGGTCATTTAATGGGATGACCAACTCTTCTTCAGCTCGATCAGAAGAAACTGCTTCCTCTAAAGAAGACAAGTTTTTTGCACAGAAAAATTTAGCTGGGAGAATTGCtcaaatatttaacaaaaattcaGATGCGATTTCAGCCACTACAAGTAGAAGCACTGAAATTTCAGAGCAATCAGAAACTGATGGATCTGAGGTTTGTGATGAGAAGGCTGAGGATCAGTCCTCTTCTGGCAACTTTGAAGAACTTATGAAAGAGATGAAATCTAGAGATGTAGAAAGTGAAGCTCCAAAGAACCTACCAGGAGGAGTCCTTGTAGATCAATCGTATTTGATTGCAACCCCAGATTTAAACTCTCTTTTGTTTTCACCTGATTCAAGTTTTTCCAGATCATTGTCAGACTTCCTGGGAAATTCAGAACAGCAATTCGGTCCTTGGAAATTTGAGAATGGTAGTGGGAGCTTGAAAAGAGTAATTACTTATGTTAGGGCACCATCCAAGTTAGTTGGTGCTGTGAAAGCTAGTGAGGACCAGATTTATGTGAAAGTCGATGGGAAGACATTTGCTATTTTGAATTGTGTGAGCACTCCGGATGTTATGTATGGAAGCACCTTTAAAGTTGAATTGCTTTACTGCATTACACCTGGTCCTGAGTTGCCATCAGGAGAGGAAACTTCACATTTGGTTATATCCTGGCGCATGAATTTTTTACAGAGTACCATGTTTAAAAGCATGATAGAAAATGGAGCCCGTGCAGGTCTAAAGGACAGTTTTGAgctattttcaacatttttatCTCAAAATGTTAAGCCAGTTGATTTGAAGGACATGGGATCTAGTAAGGAACAGGTTCTGGCTTCATTGAAGGCAGAACCCCAGTCAGACAGGAAGCTGGCTGTACAGTATTTTGCTAACTTTACTGTAGTTTCTGCGATTTTTATGGGACTGTATGTATTTGTGCACATCTGGCTAGCTGCACCAAGTGCAATTCAAGGGCTCGAGTTTCTTGGGCTTGACTTGCCAGATTCAATTGGTGAAGTCCTTGTATGTAGTGTCCTGGCTCTTCAGTGTGAAAGGGTGTTAGGGTTACTTTCACGCTTCATGCAGGCTAGAGCTCAAAAGG GCACTGATCATGGAGTCAAAGCACAAGGAGATGGCTGGCTGCTTACAGTTGCCTTGATCGAGGGAAGTCATTTGCCTACTGTTGATTCAAGTGGCTTCTGTGACCCATACGTGGTATTCACCTGCAATGGGAAAACTAAAACAAGCTCAATCAAGTTTCAGAAATCTGATCCTCTGTGGAATG AAATATTCGAATTTGATGCCATGGATGACCCTCCTTCTGTGCTGGATGTGGatgtttatgattttgatgGACCTTTTGATGAAGCCATGTCCTTGGGACATACAGagattaattttgtaaaatctaatttatcagATTTAGCTGATGTGTGGGTTCCTCTTCAAGGAAAGTTAGCACAAGCATGTCAATCTAAGCTGCACTTGCGGATTTTCTTGAACAATACAAGAGGTAGCAATGTTGTTAAAGAGTACTTAAGTAAGATGGAGAAAGAGGTGGGGAAGAAG ATAAATGTGCGTTCTCCTCAAACAAATTCAGCCTTCCAAAAGGTTTTTGGGCTTCCACCAGAGGAATTCCTAATCAATGACTTCACCTGTCACTTGAAACGAAAGATGCCATTACAG GGTCGGCTGTTTCTGTCAGCAAGAATAATTGGATTCTATGCAAATTTATTTCGGCAAAAgactaaatttttctttctttgggaGGACATAGAGGACATTCAAATTTATACTCCTACTCTATCATCAATGGGTAGTCCAGTTATTGTTATAACTCTCCGACAAGGCAGGGGTATGGACGCCAGGCATGGAGCAAAGAATATTGATGATGAAGGGAGGCTGAAGTTCCATTTCCAATCTTTCGTATCTTTTAATGTAGCACATAG GACAATCATGGCTTTGTGGAAGGCCAGATCATTGAGTCTTGAACAGAAGGTGCAAATAGTTGAAGAAGATTCAGAAACCAAAACCCTTCAAACGGAGGAGAGTGGGTCTTTCTTGGGTCTTGAGGATGTCAGCATGTCTGAGGTTTATGCTGCTTCATTTTCTGTCCCTGTAAGCTCACTCTCTCCTCATTGTACGAGCTTTCATGCATATATTTGTACATGCCATGATCATTCCT ACCAATTTCGTAATGGAGATGTTTGGTGGGGGTGA
- the LOC118036604 gene encoding phosphoglycolate phosphatase 2, protein MNTAKRAAQLLSTQNIRSLFDSVEAFLFDCDGVIWKGDKLIDGVSQTLDWLRSKGKKLVFVTNNSLKSRIQYAKKFHSLGISVAEDEIFSSSFAAAMYLKVNNFPQEKKVYVIGGEGILEELQLAGYTGLGGPEDGEKRVELKPNSLFEHDKSVGAVVVGIDPRINYYKLQYGTLCIRENPGCLFIATNRDAVGHMTDLQEWPGAGCMVAAMCGSTEREPIVVGKPSTFIMDFLLQKFHINTSKMCMVGDRLDTDILFGQNAGCKTLLVLSGVTTQTTLQDPSNSVQPDYYTSQVSDLLHLLGP, encoded by the exons ATGAACACTGCAAAAAGAGCTGCTCAGCTTCTCTCAACTCAGAACATCAGGTCCCTCTTTGATTCTGTTGAAGCCTTTCTCTTTGACTGTGATG GTGTTATTTGGAAAGGAGATAAACTCATTGATGGGGTCTCTCAAACATTGGACTGGCTTCGTTCTAAGGGAAAGAAACTTGTTTTTGTGACCaacaattcattaaaatcaAGAATCCAATATGCCAAGAAGTTCCATTCACTTGGAATCTCTGTTGCCGAG GATGAGATATTCTCCTCCTCTTTCGCGGCGGCGATGTACTTAAAAGTCAATAACTTTCCTCAGGAAAAGAAG GTTTATGTGATAGGCGGGGAAGGTATATTGGAAGAGCTACAGCTCGCTGGATATACAGGTCTTGGTGGCCCT GAAGATGGTGAAAAACGAGTAGAGCTGAAACCAAATTCCCTCTTTGAACATGATAAGAGT GTTGGAGCGGTTGTGGTTGGAATAGATCCACGCATCAACTATTACAAGCTTCA GTATGGAACCTTATGCATACGTGAGAATCCTGGTTGCCTTTTTATTGCTACAAATCGTGATGCGGTGGGACATATGACTGATTTACAGGAGTGGCCTG GTGCGGGCTGTATGGTTGCTGCCATGTGCGGTTCAACAGAGAGAGAGCCTATTGTAGTTGGAAAACCATCAACATTTATTATGGACTTCTTATTACAAAA GTTTCACATCAATACCTCCAAAATGTGTATGGTGGGTGATAGATTAGATACTGATATATTATTTGGACAAAATGCTGGCTGCAAAACTCTCCTAGTTCTTTCAG GCGTAACAACTCAAACCACTCTTCAGGATCCATCAAACAGTGTCCAGCCAGATTATTATACAAGCCAGGTGTCTGACTTGCTTCACTTGCTGGGACCATAA
- the LOC118036605 gene encoding uncharacterized protein: protein MEALLYQFTLLSNQACQDKNYDPSSTDDLMKLFEIEAYKSWVAMELEQEMEVKEAEVAVQQAEDYLDSDMESDMDEFRRFEEEMERMAMSELESLERTAESARKMGNLLEKAATFASKKYMEAALNSATASMKTAWKGLSSKKVHPS from the coding sequence ATGGAAGCTCTTCTCTACCAATTCACCTTGCTCTCCAACCAAGCTTGCCAAGACAAAAACTACGATCCCTCCTCCACTGATGACCTAATGAAACTCTTTGAGATAGAGGCGTACAAGTCATGGGTAGCAATGGAACTCGAACAAGAAATGGAAGTCAAAGAAGCTGAAGTAGCTGTGCAACAGGCTGAGGATTATCTTGATTCAGACATGGAAAGTGACATGGATGAGTTTAGGAGGTTTGAAGAGGAAATGGAACGCATGGCTATGAGTGAACTGGAAAGTTTAGAAAGAACTGCTGAGAGCGCTAGGAAAATGGGAAACCTTTTGGAGAAAGCTGCTACTTTTGCTTCTAAGAAGTATATGGAGGCTGCACTTAATTCTGCCACTGCTTCCATGAAAACAGCTTGGAAGGGACTTTCCTCTAAAAAGGTTCATCCTTCATAA